The proteins below come from a single Juglans regia cultivar Chandler chromosome 12, Walnut 2.0, whole genome shotgun sequence genomic window:
- the LOC108981432 gene encoding serine/threonine-protein kinase tricorner-like isoform X1 — translation MEKARGWFNKFRSKDKSKASKKNEATGNGKEVLKVPTSEDAPSNVTKQKVAAAKQYIEDHYKKQMKSLQERKERRNILEKKLADAEVSEEEQNNLLKHLEKKETEYMRLQRHKMGADDFEPLTMIGKGAFGEVRICREKATGHVYAMKKLKKSEMLRRGQVEHVKAERNLLAEVDSNCIVKLYCSFQDEEYLYLIMEYLPGGDMMTLLMRKDTLTEDEARFYVAETVLAIESIHKHNYIHRDIKPDNLLLDRNGHMKLSDFGLCKPLDCTNLQEKDFSAGNNLSGALQSDGRPVAPKRTQQEQLQHWQRNRRMLAYSTVGTPDYIAPEVLLKKGYGMECDWWSLGAIMYEMLVGYPPFYSDEPMSTCRKIVNWRTHLKFPEEAKLSPEAKDLISKMLCNVDHRLGTKGADEIKAHPWFKGIDWDKLYGVKAAFIPEVNDELDTQNFEKFEEADKQIQTSSKAGPWRKMLSSKDINFVGYTYKNFDIVNDDQLPGIAELKKKSTKTKRPSIKSLFDDESAKAASQPVHGSFLNLLPPQLEVPEKERQS, via the exons ATGGAAAAGGCGAGGGGTTGGTTCAATAAATTTAGGTCGAAAGATAAGTCAAAGGCTTCTAAGAAGAATGAAGCTACAGGGAATGGGAAGGAAGTCTTGAAAGTGCCGACGAGTGAGGACGCTCCTTCAAATGTGACTAAGCAGAAGGTTGCGGCCGCAAAACAATATATAGAAGACCACTACAAGAAGCAGATGAAGAGCCTGCAGGAGAGGAAGGAGCG ACGCAATATACTTGAAAAGAAGTTGGCTGATGCTGAGGTCTCCGAGGAAGAGCAGAACAACTTGCTAAAGCATTTGGAGAAGAAGGAAACTGAATACATGCGCCTTCAAAGGCATAAGATGGGTGCTGATGATTTTGAGCCATTGACGATGATAGGGAAGGGTGCATTTGGAGAA GTTAGAATCTGCAGGGAGAAGGCAACTGGACATGTATATGCTATGAAGAAGCTTAAGAAATCAGAGATGCTTCGCAGAGGCCAA GTCGAACATGTGAAAGCTGAGAGGAATCTACTTGCCGAGGTTGATAGCAATTGCATCGTCAAGCTCTATTGTTCATTCCAAGATGAGGAGTATTTATATCTCATTATGGAATATCTACCCGGTGGAGATATGATGACTTTATTGATGCGCAAGGATACACTGACAGAAGATGAGGCCAGATTTTATGTTGCGGAAACAGTCCTAGCTATTGAGTCCATACATAAACATAATTACATTCATAG AGATATAAAGCCAGATAACCTGCTCCTTGATAGAAATGGTCACATGAAATTATCAGATTTTGGATTATGTAAACCACTAGACTGCACTAATCTTCAAGAGAAGGATTTTTCTGCTGGAAACAACCTTAGTGGGGCTCTTCAGAGTGATGGGCGCCCTGTGGCGCCAAAACGCACACAACAGGAGCAACTTCAGCATTGGCAGAGGAACAGGAGGATGCTT GCTTATTCTACTGTTGGAACTCCTGATTATATTGCCCCAGAAGTTTTGCTGAAGAAAGGATATGGAATGGAATGTGATTG GTGGTCTCTTGGCGCCATCATGTATGAAATGCTTGTAGGATATCCACCCTTTTACTCGGATGAACCTATGTCAACCTGTAGGAAG ATAGTTAATTGGAGAACTCATTTGAAATTTCCTGAAGAAGCAAAACTATCCCCAGAAGCGAAGGATCTTATTAGTAAAATGTTATGTAATGTTGACCATAGGCTTGGAACAAAAGGCGCCGATGAAATAAAG GCTCATCCATGGTTCAAAGGCATTGACTGGGACAAATTGTATGGAGTCAAAGCTGCATTTATTCCTGAGGTCAATGATGAATTGGATACTCAAAACTTTGAGAAGTTTGAAGAG GCTGACAAACAAATCCAAACTTCTTCAAAAGCTGGTCCATGGAGGAAG ATGCTGTCATCTAAGGATATCAACTTTGTTGGTTATACATACAAGAACTTTGACATTGTAAATGATGATCAATTGCCTGGGATTG CTGAATTAAAGAAGAAGAGCACTAAAACTAAGAGGCCCTCCATCAAGTCCCTTTTTG ATGATGAGTCGGCCAAGGCTGCCAGTCAACCTGTTCATGGGAGTTTTCTCAACCTCTTGCCTCCCCAACTAGAAGTCCCTGAGAAAGAGAGACAATCCTAA
- the LOC108981409 gene encoding uncharacterized protein At4g14342-like yields MQASDRFNINSQLEHLQAKYVGTGHADMNRFEWAVNIQRDSYASYVGHNPILAYFAIAENESIGREHYNFMQKMLLPCGLPPEREDD; encoded by the exons Atgcag GCCAGTGATAGGTTTAATATCAATTCCCAGCTTGAACATCTCCAAGCTAAATATGTCGGTACTGGGCATGCAGATATGAATAGATT TGAATGGGCCGTTAACATTCAACGGGATAGCTATGCATCATACGTGGGACACAACCCCATACTAGCGTACTTTGCTATTGCAGAAAATGAATCGATAGGAAGAGAGCATTACAACTTCATGCAG AAAATGCTTTTGCCTTGTGGTCTCCCACCTGAAAGAGAAGACGATTGA
- the LOC118344042 gene encoding uncharacterized protein LOC118344042 → MRNDHGKQPAKRILYKDLPEEKKEEIRRKQRERYAKQRAYRSNSIRINDSTSFGDDDSNRSVGDQTTTSIARYSNNDVQYTDNIEDFSLVQRVSKRQRNSDIHIDITEDDSSREPCVLHGVDVCVINSETHSSITNVSESSNQLFIQQDPYVVREESSYGQSHHGSTGLRQLLKVVPSEAYSLPLVPSCIHCKAKRFCHETTGFCCADGKIYLATNDVPDQLYALFTSNTDESTHFRTYIRTYNNKFAFTSFGVKFDKDLCRRNRGIYTFRTQGQIYHYINDLLPSNGCPSHLQLYFYDTEHELENRISDSNRMDPSIIAQLIDILRINPYSIFFRSLGDLPDLENQKIRIRSDAGLDQRVFNAPTSSQVAAIWVENDDGGQLRGRDIFVFNHSGGSHIVQYYFGCYDPLQYPLLFPFGEIGWHQGIERVSRGRRSTHNETSRSINPQQSGTADELLAREQRALNRERKDPIVSCREYYCYKLQIRENVKSILLLSGRLLQQFVVDMYVKIETSRLDYFRNNQQHIRSEVYQGIVDTITLGETNASNVGKRIILPSSFIGGPRDMRKRYMEAMALVQRYGKPDIFLTMTCNPNWQEITNELSPHEESQNRPDLVARVFHSKLEELKDQLFKKHIFGKVSAYVYVIEHQKRGLPHAHFLIILQNDWKVYAPESFDEIVSAEIPDKNTNMYLHNVVVKHMMHGPCGALNPSNVCMKRNGCCKSNYPKNYASATTVGNDSFPIYRRKNDGITVKVRGKNLDNRWVVPYNPYLLATFDCHINVEICSTIQAVKYLYKYIYKGHDRVAFNLVSEQNNRQVDEIQQFQSARWITPPEAMWRIYGFVINEMYPAVYSLHLHLEDQHPVTFRANEDLINVVSLDRSRKSMLTEFFTLNRVDDNAKRLLYKEFPEYYVWNQQYKEWTPRKKKTVIGRIVTVNPFEGERYYLRILLNHIRGLLSFEDLRTVDGVVSPTFREAATMHGLLQRDSSLEDCLQEASLYQMPSSFRRLFATILVYCNPTNPRELWERFEQDMSVDFKSTENSISNVRTKVLRSISFTIESMGKYINSYNLLDDDICFDEEEFQSREIDDKLAVEIPEEDIAASESLNSEQKHVYNAVLEKVFANQNAAFFVDGPGGTGKTFLYKALLATVRSRKLVALATASSGVAASILPGGRTAHSRFKLPLDTDKKSTCCVSKQSALANLLRSAKLIIWVEAPMTRKQHIEALDKMLRDINNSDVTFGGKVVVFGGDFRQVLPVVRKGTRQEQVTSSLVYSYLWPTLTKFHLTENMRARFDPVFSDYVLEVGNGMPPNTIDETIKIPNGMLVPYEDDNTSLDHLIEDVFHNIQEYSANISTMMNRAILTPKNGSVDEINALLIHRFPGEVHQYYSFDETIDASEQSVMEDFLNTLTPNGLPPHELLLKKNCPIMLLRNINPSEGLCNGTRLICRSFDRNIIDAEIAVGHHIGKRVFIPRIPFLPNVDENSGFPFKRTQFPIRLSFAMTINKSQGQTLDYVGIYLPQPVFSHGQLYVVLSRAKTASTVRILIRPVSTEQRENNYTKNIVFTELLTLSCSN, encoded by the exons ATGAGAAATG ATCATGGAAAACAACCTGCAAAAAGAATCTTGTATAAAGATTTACCAGAAGAGAAGAAGGAGGAGATTCGTagaaagcaaagagaaagatatGCTAAACAAAGAGCATATAGAAGCAACTCGATTCGTATTAATGATTCGACATCATTTGGTGATGATGATTCTAATAGATCTGTTGGTGATCAAACGACTACGTCAATTGCTCGATATTCAAACAATGACGTCCAATATACAGACAACATTGAAGACTTTAGTCTTGTTCAAAGAGTATCAAAGAGACAACGAAATTCTGATATTCATATTGATATCACTGAAGATGATTCGTCTCGTGAACCATGTGTTCTTCATGGTGTTGATGTATGTGTCATTAATTCAGAGACACATTCATCTATAACCAATGTCTCTGAATCTTCTAATCAACTCTTTATCCAGCAG gATCCATATGTTGTTCGAGAGGAGTCAAGCTATGGTCAGTCGCATCACGGTTCTACTGGATTGAGACAATTGTTGAAAGTAGTGCCATCTGAAGCGTATTCTCTACCATTAGTACCCAGCTGCATACACTGTAAAGCAAAGCGATTCTGTCATGAAACAACTGGCTTTTGCTGTGCTGATGGGAAAATTTATTTAGCCACAAATGATGTTCCTGATCAGCTTTATGCATTGTTCACCTCCAACACGGATGAATCTACACATTTTAGGACTTACATTCGAACTTATAACAACAAGTTCGCTTTTACATCATTCGGagtgaaatttgataaagatcTATGTAGGAGAAATAGAGGAATTTATACTTTCAGAACTCAGGGACAGATCTATCACTACATCAACGACTTGCTTCCTTCAAATGGTTGTCCTTCTCATCTCCAGTTGTATTTCTATGATACAGAACATGAATTAGAAAATCGCATTTCTGATTCAAATAGAATGGATCCATCAATTATAGCTCAACTCATCGATATTCTTCGCATCAATCCATATTCCATTTTTTTCCGTTCTCTTGGTGATTTGCCAGATTTAGAAAATCAAAAAATCCGCATAAGATCAGATGCTGGCCTAGATCAACGTGTATTTAATGCCCCTACATCTTCACAAGTTGCAGCAATATGGGTAGAAAATGATGATGGAGGTCAACTAAGAGGACGCGATATTTTTGTCTTTAACCATTCTGGTGGAAGTCATATAGTTCAGTACTATTTTGGATGTTATGATCCGCTGcaatatccattattatttccttttggtgAAATTGGTTGGCATCAAGGAATTGAAAGGGTAAGTAGAGGAAGAAGATCTACACATAACGAAACAAGCCGATCAATAAATCCTCAACAATCAGGAACTGCAGATGAATTACTTGCAAGAGAACAACGAG CATTAAACAGAGAAAGGAAGGATCCGATTGTTTCTTGtcgtgaatattattgttacaaattgcaaataagagaaaatgtcaAATCAATTTTACTACTTTCTGGTCGACTACTGCAACAATTTGTAGTAGATATGTATGTCAAAATCGAGACGTCAagattagattattttagaaataacCAACAACATATCCGATCAGAGGTATATCAAGGTATTGTTGATACCATTACGCTTGGGGAAACAAACGCTTCTAATGTTGGGAAACGGATTATACTGCCTTCGTCATTTATTGGAGGTCCAAGAGATATGAGGAAAagatatatggaagcaatggcTTTAGTTCAACGATATGGCAAACCAGACATTTTCTTAACAATGACGTGCAATCCAAACTGGCAAGAAATTACAAATGAATTAAGTCCGCATGAGGAGAGTCAGAATCGACCTGACTTGGTTGCTCGGGTCTTCCATtcaaaattagaagaattaaAGGATCAATTATTCAAGAAGCATATTTTTGGTAAAGTCTCAGCATATGTCTACGTTATCGAGCACCAAAAAAGAGGTCTTCCACATGcgcattttttaattatcttacaGAATGATTGGAAAGTCTATGCGCCTGAATCTTTTGATGAGATCGTATCAGCAGAGATACctgataaaaatacaaacatgtACTTGCATAACGTTGTTGTCAAGCATATGATGCATGGACCATGTGGAGCCTTGAACCCATCAAATGTTTGCATGAAAAGAAATGGTTGTTGCAAAAGTAATTATCCAAAGAATTATGCATCTGCTACGACTGTTGGAAATGATTCATTCCCAATATATAGACGTAAGAACGATGGAATAACTGTCAAAGTTAGAGGCAAAAATTTAGACAATCGTTGGGTTGTGCCATATAATCCATATCTGCTTGCAACATTTGACTGTCATATCAATGTTGAGATTTGTTCTACAATACAAGCAGtcaaatatctttataagtacatttataAAGGGCATGATCGTGTTGCTTTCAACCTGGTATCTGAACAAAACAATCGACAAGttgatgaaatccaacaattcCAATCGGCTCGATGGATTACTCCCCCCGAagctatgtggagaatatatgggtttgttattaatgaaatgtatcCTGCAGTGTATAGTTTACATTTACATCTAGAAGATCAACACCCAGTGACTTTCCGAGCAAATGAAGATCTAATTAACGTTGTCAGTTTAGATCGTTCCAGAAAATCGATGTTAACAGAATTTTTTACATTAAATCGAGTAGATGATAATGCAAAGAGATTACTGTATAAAGAATTTCCGGAATATTATGTTTGGAACCAACAATACAAAGAGTGGACTCCTCGGAAAAAGAAAACTGTTATAGGTCGTATTGTTACAGTAAATCCATTTGAAGGCGAGAGATATTATCTGCGGATATTACTAAACCATATAAGAGGACTTTTGTCCTTTGAAGATCTTAGAACAGTTGATGGTGTTGTGTCCCCAACATTTCGCGAAGCAGCAACAATGCATGGTTTGCTACAAAGAGATAGTAGCTTAGAAGATTGTTTACAAGAAGCATCTCTGTATCAAATGCCCTCCAGTTTTAGACgattatttgcaacaatatTGGTTTATTGTAATCCAACCAATCCCAGGGAACTATGGGAACGTTTCGAGCAAGACATGTCAGTTGATTTCAAATCAACAGAAAATTCTATATCAAATGTAAGAACCAAAGTATTGAGGTCAATCTCCTTCACAATCGAATCAATGGGCAAATATATTAATTCCTACAATCTACTTGATGATGACATCTGTTTTGATGAAGAAGAATTTCAGTCTAGAGAAATCGATGATAAATTGGCTGTTGAAATTCCAGAAGAAGATATTGCCGCATCAGAATCTCTTAACAGTGAACAAAAACATGTCTATAATGCAGTGTTGGAAAAAGTATTTGCAAACCAAAATGCTGCATTCTTTGTAGATGGACCGGGTGGTACAGGGAAAACATTCTTATACAAAGCACTTCTCGCAACAGTACGATCAAGAAAATTGGTAGCACTTGCAACTGCTTCATCAGGTGTTGCCGCATCTATTCTTCCGGGAGGTCGAACGGCACACTCACGTTTCAAGCTTCCACTTGATACTGACAAAAAAAGCACGTGTTGTGTCAGCAAACAAAGTGCATTGGCAAACCTACTTCGTTCAGCAAAACTAATAATATGGGTTGAGGCTCCAATGACAAGAAAACAACACATCGAAGCATTAGATAAAATGCTACGAGACATCAATAATTCGGATGTAACATTCGGTGGAAAGGTTGTTGTTTTCGGCGGAGATTTTCGACAGGTTTTACCAGTGGTTCGCAAAGGAACAAGACAAGAACAGGTTACTTCCAGTTTGGTTTATTCGTATTTGTGGCCTACATTGACCAAGTTCCACTTAACTGAAAATATGCGGGCAAGATTTGATCCAGTTTTTTCAGATTATGTGTTAGAAGTAGGCAACGGAATGCCGCCGAACACAATTGATGAAACCATAAAAATCCCGAATGGGATGCTTGTTCCCTATGAAGATGACAACACTTCTTTAGACCATTTAATAGAAGATGTTTTCCACAATATTCAAGAATATTCAGCAAATATTTCAACTATGATGAATCGGGCCATATTAACACCAAAGAATGGTTctgttgatgaaataaatgcatTGTTGATTCATAGGTTTCCAGGTGAAGTTCATCAATATTACAGTTTTGATGAGACAATAGATGCATCAGAACAATCAGTTATGGAAGATTTCTTAAATACTCTAACCCCAAATGGACTTCCGCCTCATGAATTATTACTCAAGAAAAACTGTCCCATCATGCTGCTTAGAAACATTAATCCTTCAGAAGGTTTATGCAATGGAACCCGTTTAATTTGTCGATCTTTTGATCGAAATATCATAGATGCAGAAATTGCAGTTGGACATCATATCGGAAAAAGGGTGTTCATTCCAAGGATACCATTCTTACCAAATGTTGATGAAAATAGTGGTTTTCCATTTAAACGAACTCAGTTCCCTATAagattaagttttgcaatgacTATAAATAAGTCACAAGGGCAGACATTGGATTATGTTGGGATTTATTTACCTCAACCAGTTTTTTCACATGGTCAATTATATGTGGTTTTATCAAGGGCCAAGACAGCATCTACAGTGAGGATTCTAATACGACCAGTGTCCACTGAACAACGTGAAAATAactacacaaaaaatattgtgttcACGGAATTACTAACattatcatgttcaaattaa
- the LOC108981432 gene encoding serine/threonine-protein kinase tricorner-like isoform X2 → MEKARGWFNKFRSKDKSKASKKNEATGNGKEVLKVPTSEDAPSNVTKQKVAAAKQYIEDHYKKQMKSLQERKERRNILEKKLADAEVSEEEQNNLLKHLEKKETEYMRLQRHKMGADDFEPLTMIGKGAFGEVRICREKATGHVYAMKKLKKSEMLRRGQVEHVKAERNLLAEVDSNCIVKLYCSFQDEEYLYLIMEYLPGGDMMTLLMRKDTLTEDEARFYVAETVLAIESIHKHNYIHRDIKPDNLLLDRNGHMKLSDFGLCKPLDCTNLQEKDFSAGNNLSGALQSDGRPVAPKRTQQEQLQHWQRNRRMLAYSTVGTPDYIAPEVLLKKGYGMECDWWSLGAIMYEMLVGYPPFYSDEPMSTCRKIVNWRTHLKFPEEAKLSPEAKDLISKMLCNVDHRLGTKGADEIKAHPWFKGIDWDKLYGVKAAFIPEVNDELDTQNFEKFEEADKQIQTSSKAGPWRKMLSSKDINFVGYTYKNFDIVNDDQLPGIGLEFMQLTQCS, encoded by the exons ATGGAAAAGGCGAGGGGTTGGTTCAATAAATTTAGGTCGAAAGATAAGTCAAAGGCTTCTAAGAAGAATGAAGCTACAGGGAATGGGAAGGAAGTCTTGAAAGTGCCGACGAGTGAGGACGCTCCTTCAAATGTGACTAAGCAGAAGGTTGCGGCCGCAAAACAATATATAGAAGACCACTACAAGAAGCAGATGAAGAGCCTGCAGGAGAGGAAGGAGCG ACGCAATATACTTGAAAAGAAGTTGGCTGATGCTGAGGTCTCCGAGGAAGAGCAGAACAACTTGCTAAAGCATTTGGAGAAGAAGGAAACTGAATACATGCGCCTTCAAAGGCATAAGATGGGTGCTGATGATTTTGAGCCATTGACGATGATAGGGAAGGGTGCATTTGGAGAA GTTAGAATCTGCAGGGAGAAGGCAACTGGACATGTATATGCTATGAAGAAGCTTAAGAAATCAGAGATGCTTCGCAGAGGCCAA GTCGAACATGTGAAAGCTGAGAGGAATCTACTTGCCGAGGTTGATAGCAATTGCATCGTCAAGCTCTATTGTTCATTCCAAGATGAGGAGTATTTATATCTCATTATGGAATATCTACCCGGTGGAGATATGATGACTTTATTGATGCGCAAGGATACACTGACAGAAGATGAGGCCAGATTTTATGTTGCGGAAACAGTCCTAGCTATTGAGTCCATACATAAACATAATTACATTCATAG AGATATAAAGCCAGATAACCTGCTCCTTGATAGAAATGGTCACATGAAATTATCAGATTTTGGATTATGTAAACCACTAGACTGCACTAATCTTCAAGAGAAGGATTTTTCTGCTGGAAACAACCTTAGTGGGGCTCTTCAGAGTGATGGGCGCCCTGTGGCGCCAAAACGCACACAACAGGAGCAACTTCAGCATTGGCAGAGGAACAGGAGGATGCTT GCTTATTCTACTGTTGGAACTCCTGATTATATTGCCCCAGAAGTTTTGCTGAAGAAAGGATATGGAATGGAATGTGATTG GTGGTCTCTTGGCGCCATCATGTATGAAATGCTTGTAGGATATCCACCCTTTTACTCGGATGAACCTATGTCAACCTGTAGGAAG ATAGTTAATTGGAGAACTCATTTGAAATTTCCTGAAGAAGCAAAACTATCCCCAGAAGCGAAGGATCTTATTAGTAAAATGTTATGTAATGTTGACCATAGGCTTGGAACAAAAGGCGCCGATGAAATAAAG GCTCATCCATGGTTCAAAGGCATTGACTGGGACAAATTGTATGGAGTCAAAGCTGCATTTATTCCTGAGGTCAATGATGAATTGGATACTCAAAACTTTGAGAAGTTTGAAGAG GCTGACAAACAAATCCAAACTTCTTCAAAAGCTGGTCCATGGAGGAAG ATGCTGTCATCTAAGGATATCAACTTTGTTGGTTATACATACAAGAACTTTGACATTGTAAATGATGATCAATTGCCTGGGATTG GGTTGGAATTTATGCAACTGACCCAATGTAGTTAG